A genomic window from Clostridium aceticum includes:
- the gcvPB gene encoding aminomethyl-transferring glycine dehydrogenase subunit GcvPB, which yields MQAYDKLIFEVSKEARTAYSLPKCDVEEEVLEEIIPKAFLRDEEVDLPEVSELQVVRHFTQLSNKNYGVDTGFYPLGSCTMKYNPKINEDMASLGGFTGLHPYQPQETAQGALEMMYGLDEMLSEISGMDKVTLQPAAGAHGELTGLMMIKAYHKDRGENKRTKIIVPDSAHGTNPATAAVAGLKIVEIKSDKNGAVDIESLKEALDDEVAGLMLTNPSTLGLFEEKIREIADLVHAAGGLLYYDGANMNAIMGMTRPGDMGFDVMHFNLHKTFSTPHGGGGPGSGPVGVKSKLAKYLPVPVVEKRGNDYLLDYDRPHSIGKMKNFYGHFGIMIRAYAYILTMGAAGLKEVSQRAVVNANYMMHKLKEYYHLPIEQVCKHEFVLGGIAKNAKETSTMDIAKRMLDYGYHPPTIYFPLIIKEAIMVEPTETESLETMDEFIEVMIKIAQEAEENPELLKNAPYHTPVRRIDETKAAKNLTVKWERSKE from the coding sequence ATGCAGGCTTATGATAAATTAATTTTTGAAGTTTCAAAGGAAGCTAGAACCGCCTATAGTCTTCCAAAGTGCGATGTGGAGGAGGAAGTTTTAGAAGAGATAATTCCTAAAGCGTTCTTAAGAGATGAAGAAGTTGATTTGCCGGAAGTTAGTGAACTACAGGTGGTAAGACATTTTACACAATTGTCCAATAAAAACTACGGTGTGGATACAGGTTTTTATCCTTTGGGTTCCTGCACTATGAAATATAACCCTAAGATTAACGAAGATATGGCCTCTTTAGGTGGTTTTACAGGACTACATCCCTATCAGCCCCAAGAAACAGCTCAAGGTGCTTTGGAGATGATGTATGGATTAGATGAAATGTTATCAGAAATATCTGGTATGGATAAGGTTACTTTACAGCCAGCGGCCGGTGCCCATGGAGAGTTGACGGGCTTGATGATGATAAAAGCCTATCATAAGGATCGGGGAGAGAATAAGAGGACAAAGATCATTGTTCCTGATTCAGCCCATGGAACCAATCCAGCCACTGCAGCAGTAGCAGGTTTGAAGATTGTAGAAATTAAATCAGATAAAAATGGAGCAGTAGATATAGAAAGCTTAAAGGAAGCTTTAGATGATGAAGTGGCGGGTCTTATGCTAACAAATCCTAGTACACTAGGTCTTTTTGAAGAAAAGATAAGAGAAATTGCAGATTTAGTTCATGCAGCTGGAGGACTATTGTATTACGATGGTGCTAATATGAATGCTATTATGGGAATGACAAGACCAGGAGATATGGGCTTTGATGTAATGCATTTTAACTTGCATAAAACCTTTTCCACTCCTCATGGAGGAGGAGGTCCAGGCAGCGGCCCAGTAGGAGTAAAAAGCAAGTTAGCAAAATATCTCCCAGTGCCGGTTGTAGAAAAGAGAGGGAATGATTACTTATTGGACTATGATCGTCCCCACAGTATTGGTAAAATGAAGAACTTTTATGGTCACTTTGGCATCATGATTAGGGCCTATGCCTATATACTGACGATGGGTGCTGCTGGTCTAAAAGAAGTAAGTCAAAGAGCAGTGGTGAATGCAAACTATATGATGCACAAATTAAAAGAGTATTATCACTTACCTATAGAGCAAGTATGTAAACACGAATTTGTCTTGGGAGGCATTGCAAAAAACGCAAAAGAAACTTCAACGATGGATATTGCAAAACGGATGCTGGACTACGGCTATCATCCTCCAACCATCTATTTTCCTTTAATCATAAAAGAAGCTATCATGGTAGAGCCTACAGAAACAGAAAGCTTAGAAACCATGGATGAGTTTATAGAGGTTATGATCAAAATTGCTCAAGAAGCAGAGGAAAACCCAGAACTATTAAAAAATGCACCTTATCATACACCTGTAAGAAGGATCGATGAAACAAAGGCAGCTAAGAATCTTACAGTAAAGTGGGAAAGAAGTAAGGAATAG
- the gcvPA gene encoding aminomethyl-transferring glycine dehydrogenase subunit GcvPA produces MHRYIPNTENDINRMLQSIGVKSIEDLFQDIPKELRLERELNLTAPLSEIELTKHMKYLSNKNKNIEDFTCFLGAGAYDHYIPSVIKHLAMRSEFFTAYTPYQPEISQGTLQAIFEYQTMICNLTGMDITNASMYDGATAALEAGMMAVENTKRKTLLVSKTVHPEVRKVLDTYIKFRDVNMVEIDMAEGVTDIDHLKSMIDTDTAAVLLQSPNFFGAIEDLAEAEKIIHQNKAMLIHYADPISLGILKSPGELGADIVVGEGQSLGNPLNFGGPYLGFLATTSKLVRKIPGRIVGQSEDVDGKRAFVLTLQAREQHIRRYKATSNICSNQGLNALIATIYLVTMGKKGLKEVAMQSTQKSHYALKQITKSGKFKPLFNQPFFKEFAVSSEISSTKVNQELMKHGILGGYALDQDYPQLKNALLFCVTEKRTKEEIDKLVEILEVL; encoded by the coding sequence ATGCACAGATATATACCCAATACAGAAAATGATATTAACCGCATGTTACAAAGCATAGGGGTAAAATCCATCGAAGACTTATTTCAAGATATACCTAAAGAGCTAAGGCTAGAAAGAGAGTTAAACCTAACAGCCCCTTTGTCTGAGATAGAGCTTACAAAACATATGAAATACTTAAGTAATAAAAATAAAAACATAGAGGATTTTACCTGCTTTTTAGGGGCAGGTGCTTATGATCACTATATTCCCTCTGTTATAAAACACTTAGCGATGCGTTCTGAATTTTTTACAGCTTATACCCCTTATCAACCGGAGATTAGTCAGGGCACACTACAGGCCATATTTGAGTATCAAACAATGATTTGCAATTTGACAGGCATGGATATAACCAATGCTTCTATGTACGATGGTGCCACTGCTGCTCTAGAAGCAGGCATGATGGCGGTTGAAAACACAAAAAGAAAGACATTGTTGGTTTCTAAGACTGTACATCCTGAGGTGAGGAAAGTCCTGGATACCTATATAAAGTTTAGAGATGTGAATATGGTAGAGATAGATATGGCAGAAGGTGTTACCGATATAGATCACTTAAAGTCTATGATAGATACAGACACAGCCGCAGTCCTTCTACAGAGCCCAAACTTTTTTGGAGCAATAGAAGATTTAGCAGAGGCGGAAAAAATCATTCATCAAAATAAGGCAATGTTGATTCATTATGCAGATCCTATTTCTTTAGGTATATTAAAAAGCCCTGGAGAACTGGGAGCAGATATTGTTGTGGGGGAAGGACAATCTTTAGGAAACCCTCTAAACTTTGGTGGGCCATATCTAGGATTTTTAGCCACTACATCTAAACTGGTAAGAAAAATACCTGGAAGAATCGTCGGGCAATCTGAAGATGTAGATGGAAAAAGAGCTTTTGTTCTTACATTACAGGCAAGGGAACAACATATTCGCAGATACAAAGCTACTTCTAACATTTGTTCTAATCAAGGATTAAATGCTTTGATCGCTACCATTTACTTAGTAACGATGGGAAAAAAAGGGCTAAAGGAAGTAGCAATGCAGAGTACACAAAAATCCCACTATGCATTAAAACAAATAACAAAAAGTGGTAAATTCAAACCATTATTTAATCAACCCTTCTTTAAAGAATTTGCAGTAAGCAGCGAAATAAGTAGTACAAAAGTCAATCAAGAACTAATGAAGCATGGAATACTAGGAGGATATGCCTTGGATCAAGACTATCCTCAGCTGAAAAACGCCTTGCTGTTCTGCGTAACGGAGAAAAGAACGAAGGAAGAAATAGATAAATTAGTTGAAATATTGGAGGTGTTATAA
- a CDS encoding HD-GYP domain-containing protein has translation MGSILCKITQEQEVAMLRERIDKLESKLREQSFLVDMTNILIKGHDLDTTIKSTLQLAMEITHSEAGCLYITDPSISKLKTVEVNGCISEKLVRAFSRLNELMNTKELNKIVEVDEKDEVFKKFAALDKRLVAFIIIPLVVSYNTIGYAVVMHLHDEEDTHPNCYSPQDLTNLKIYSHQAALLLDNTRVKIEQGKKEFYLKTIASLVAAIDAKDIYTQNHSSRVAKTTVMFSKTLGLAEDMIEKMHYGALLHDIGKIGIADAILNKPSFLTDDEFNLIKEHPLKGFRILEPMELETEVLNIIKYHHERYDGSGYPEGLQKQKIPLPARIVSIVDAWDAMTSNRAYRKSLTREQVLYELKRGKGSQFDPYLVEEFIALVEKNQVDFSSES, from the coding sequence GTGGGCAGTATTTTATGTAAAATAACGCAAGAACAAGAAGTGGCTATGTTACGTGAGAGAATTGATAAATTAGAAAGTAAATTACGGGAGCAATCTTTTTTAGTAGACATGACAAACATTTTAATTAAGGGACATGATTTAGATACTACCATTAAAAGTACTTTGCAACTAGCTATGGAAATTACCCATAGTGAGGCAGGGTGCTTGTACATAACAGATCCTAGTATCAGTAAACTAAAAACAGTGGAGGTAAATGGGTGTATATCAGAAAAGCTGGTAAGGGCATTTAGCAGACTGAATGAGCTTATGAATACGAAGGAATTAAATAAAATAGTAGAAGTCGATGAAAAAGATGAAGTTTTTAAAAAATTTGCTGCACTAGATAAAAGACTAGTAGCATTTATCATTATTCCTCTGGTTGTTAGTTATAATACGATAGGATATGCAGTGGTTATGCACCTTCATGATGAGGAAGATACCCATCCAAACTGCTATTCTCCTCAGGATTTAACAAATCTTAAAATCTATTCCCATCAGGCAGCTTTATTATTAGATAATACTAGGGTGAAAATCGAACAGGGAAAGAAAGAGTTCTATTTAAAAACCATTGCCAGCCTAGTAGCTGCTATTGATGCAAAAGATATCTATACCCAAAATCATTCTTCACGGGTAGCCAAAACTACGGTAATGTTTTCTAAAACCCTGGGTCTGGCAGAAGATATGATAGAAAAGATGCACTATGGAGCACTATTGCACGATATTGGAAAAATTGGTATAGCGGATGCAATTTTAAATAAACCCTCTTTTTTAACCGATGATGAATTTAACTTAATTAAAGAGCATCCCCTAAAAGGTTTTAGAATATTAGAACCCATGGAGCTTGAAACAGAGGTTTTAAACATCATCAAATATCATCATGAGAGATATGATGGTAGTGGTTATCCAGAGGGATTACAGAAACAGAAGATTCCTTTGCCAGCACGAATTGTTAGTATCGTGGATGCATGGGATGCCATGACCAGTAACCGGGCATATAGAAAAAGCTTAACACGAGAACAAGTTTTGTATGAGTTAAAAAGAGGTAAGGGTTCTCAATTTGACCCTTACTTAGTAGAAGAGTTTATTGCATTAGTTGAAAAAAACCAAGTAGATTTCTCTAGTGAAAGCTAG
- a CDS encoding 2-oxoacid:acceptor oxidoreductase family protein — protein sequence MMDKIILAGFGGQGVMFLGKVLAYAGMGSNLEICWIPSYGPEMRGGTANCSVILSDEEINSPVIDYADCAILLNKPAYDKFASRIKPGGVLVVNTSLAKLDHVRGDIKIIEIPATDVANQIGNANIANMVCLGALLPNLKLIDVEKVAKAMEQLTKQKSELLKINLDAVNEGIAYVCGNNRIVYTLEKDNFTCLLELQNK from the coding sequence ATGATGGATAAAATCATACTCGCAGGATTTGGTGGTCAAGGGGTTATGTTTTTAGGTAAGGTACTGGCTTATGCAGGGATGGGCTCTAATTTGGAGATTTGTTGGATTCCTTCCTACGGACCTGAAATGCGGGGAGGTACTGCTAACTGTTCTGTCATACTATCCGATGAAGAGATTAATTCCCCTGTTATCGACTATGCTGACTGTGCTATCCTATTAAACAAGCCAGCCTATGACAAATTTGCTTCCCGTATAAAGCCAGGAGGTGTACTGGTTGTAAATACTTCTCTAGCTAAGTTAGATCATGTCAGAGGAGATATAAAAATCATTGAGATTCCTGCCACTGATGTTGCTAATCAGATAGGTAATGCCAATATTGCCAATATGGTTTGCCTAGGGGCCTTACTGCCAAATCTAAAACTGATTGATGTAGAAAAGGTAGCAAAAGCTATGGAGCAGCTGACAAAACAAAAATCAGAATTACTGAAAATCAACTTGGATGCAGTCAATGAGGGAATTGCATATGTATGTGGAAACAATAGAATTGTATATACATTAGAAAAAGATAACTTTACGTGCTTGCTTGAATTGCAGAATAAGTAA
- a CDS encoding thiamine pyrophosphate-dependent enzyme, which yields MEKVFTRTKGLTEVAFSFCPGCTHGIIMRLIAEVLEELDIIEDTIGISPVGCAGFCQDFFSCDFIGAPHGRAQAVGIGVKRALPDKTVFTYQGDGDIAAIGTQHAIHAAARGEKITSIMVNNAIYGMTGGQMAPTTLEGMRTSTSPYGRNPLTDGLPMDFPKLIANLEGAVYVASVSVDSPKHIIQTKKAIRKAFKVQQAGLGFALVSVLSTCPTNWGMTPSDSLKWLRENMMPVYQMGELKMTKEVEGL from the coding sequence ATGGAAAAGGTATTTACTAGAACAAAGGGCTTAACCGAGGTGGCTTTTTCCTTCTGTCCAGGCTGTACCCATGGTATTATTATGAGATTGATTGCAGAGGTACTGGAGGAGTTAGATATTATTGAAGATACAATAGGAATTTCCCCTGTAGGGTGTGCAGGCTTCTGTCAGGATTTCTTTAGCTGCGATTTTATAGGGGCTCCCCATGGTAGAGCACAAGCAGTGGGAATAGGTGTGAAGCGGGCACTGCCGGATAAAACCGTTTTTACTTACCAAGGAGATGGTGATATTGCCGCCATAGGAACACAGCATGCTATCCATGCTGCAGCAAGGGGAGAAAAAATTACTTCCATCATGGTGAACAATGCCATCTACGGTATGACAGGAGGACAGATGGCCCCCACCACATTAGAAGGAATGAGGACATCTACTAGTCCCTACGGGAGAAACCCTCTGACGGATGGTTTGCCTATGGACTTTCCAAAGCTTATTGCTAATCTTGAAGGGGCCGTATATGTAGCTTCTGTTTCAGTAGATTCGCCAAAACATATTATCCAAACGAAAAAGGCTATTAGAAAGGCCTTTAAGGTACAACAGGCAGGATTAGGCTTTGCATTGGTAAGTGTCTTATCAACTTGTCCAACCAATTGGGGTATGACACCCTCAGACAGCTTAAAGTGGTTAAGGGAAAATATGATGCCAGTGTATCAAATGGGAGAGTTAAAGATGACAAAGGAGGTTGAAGGTTTATGA
- the vorB gene encoding 3-methyl-2-oxobutanoate dehydrogenase subunit VorB, with translation MERILMKGNEIIGEAAIRSGCRLFFGYPITPSTEVVEYLSKHLPQQGGTVLQAEDEIAAISMCYGAAATGSRVMTASSSPGISLKQEGISYSAAAELPIVIVNVNRCGPGLGGLGPAQSDYFQSTKGGGHGDYRLIVLGPSNAQELYDFTMEAFDLADKYRNPVLILSDGFLGQTMEPIILKDRPKMPELDRSWTVGGCKGREKRIVASYSLTNEIGEMNNQRWEAKYKNIEEREQRWEAFYTEDAEYLLVSYGTTGRICKSTVLNARKKGIKLGLIRPITLWPFPNNAFLPLIDKIKGIVTVELNTGQMIEDVKLAVACKMPVHLYRRQGGMLPTEHEILDYLQDTFGELGEV, from the coding sequence ATGGAAAGAATACTCATGAAGGGCAATGAAATCATTGGAGAAGCTGCGATTCGTTCGGGATGTAGATTATTCTTCGGATATCCCATCACACCCTCAACAGAGGTGGTAGAATATTTATCTAAACACTTGCCACAGCAGGGGGGAACAGTATTGCAGGCAGAAGATGAAATTGCAGCTATTAGTATGTGCTATGGGGCTGCGGCTACAGGGTCTAGAGTAATGACGGCATCATCAAGCCCTGGAATTAGCTTAAAACAAGAGGGAATTTCCTATAGTGCAGCAGCAGAACTTCCTATAGTGATTGTAAATGTTAACCGTTGCGGTCCAGGGTTAGGGGGATTAGGTCCAGCTCAATCTGATTACTTCCAATCAACAAAGGGCGGTGGTCACGGGGATTATAGATTGATTGTATTGGGTCCCTCCAATGCCCAAGAGCTCTATGATTTTACTATGGAGGCCTTTGATTTAGCAGACAAATATCGCAATCCAGTTTTGATTTTGTCCGATGGTTTTTTAGGACAGACGATGGAACCCATCATTTTAAAGGATAGGCCTAAGATGCCAGAGCTAGATAGAAGCTGGACAGTAGGAGGCTGCAAAGGTAGAGAAAAACGTATTGTAGCAAGTTATTCTTTAACCAATGAAATCGGTGAAATGAACAATCAGAGGTGGGAGGCAAAATATAAGAATATTGAAGAGCGGGAACAGCGGTGGGAGGCTTTTTATACTGAGGATGCGGAGTATCTTTTGGTGAGTTACGGAACAACCGGAAGAATATGCAAGAGTACTGTGCTAAATGCACGTAAAAAAGGAATAAAACTAGGGTTGATTCGCCCAATTACCCTATGGCCGTTTCCTAATAACGCTTTTCTGCCCCTTATAGATAAGATAAAAGGAATCGTAACAGTCGAGTTAAATACAGGACAGATGATCGAAGATGTTAAGCTTGCTGTAGCGTGTAAAATGCCAGTGCATCTTTATCGCAGGCAGGGAGGCATGCTGCCGACAGAACATGAAATACTGGATTATTTACAAGATACATTTGGTGAATTAGGGGAGGTGTAG
- a CDS encoding indolepyruvate ferredoxin oxidoreductase subunit alpha — MAKVSILEKYCKSCGLCIDVCPKKLLEIGDKSNQKGYFTVICKDQDKCTGCALCGMVCPDVAIEVYK, encoded by the coding sequence GTGGCAAAGGTGAGTATATTGGAGAAGTATTGTAAAAGCTGTGGTCTTTGTATTGATGTCTGTCCTAAAAAACTCTTAGAGATTGGAGATAAAAGCAATCAAAAAGGATATTTCACAGTGATTTGTAAGGATCAAGATAAATGTACAGGGTGTGCCCTATGTGGTATGGTTTGTCCTGACGTAGCGATAGAGGTCTATAAGTAG
- the buk gene encoding butyrate kinase, with protein MKFSTNRVLVINPGATSTKIAVYDEEVVLLKKTVEHPIQSLEKFPRLIDQYSYRLDLILQILKEEKIFLETLTAVVGRGGLLKPLAGGTYAVNEKMIEDLKKAEQGEHASNLGAVMAANLGKSLNIPAFIVDPVSVDEMEPVARVSGLADIKRISLSHALNMKAVARKVAKKMNRRYEEANFIVVHLGSGVSVTPHKKGKMIDVNNAKAEGPFSPDRCGGLPADQLVNLCFSGKYTHEELKKKLLGKGGLYSYFATTDVRQVEAMAEDGDVQADIVLEALAYQVAKEIGAMATVLMGEVDRIVLTGGIAYSQRIVADIMKRVKFIAPVEVVAGEEELESLALGALRVLRGEEAVAQYS; from the coding sequence ATGAAATTTTCAACAAACAGAGTATTAGTAATTAATCCAGGTGCCACCTCTACAAAAATAGCTGTATATGATGAGGAAGTGGTACTTTTAAAAAAAACAGTGGAACACCCTATACAAAGTTTAGAAAAATTTCCTCGACTCATTGATCAATATTCCTATCGCTTAGATTTAATTTTACAAATTCTTAAGGAGGAGAAAATTTTTCTTGAAACCTTGACAGCAGTAGTAGGTCGTGGAGGATTACTGAAACCTTTAGCTGGTGGAACTTATGCAGTCAATGAAAAAATGATAGAGGATTTAAAAAAAGCAGAACAAGGAGAGCATGCTTCTAACTTAGGAGCGGTGATGGCTGCAAATTTAGGAAAATCATTAAATATTCCGGCCTTCATCGTAGATCCTGTTTCTGTTGATGAGATGGAGCCAGTGGCTAGGGTTTCTGGATTGGCGGATATAAAAAGAATTAGTTTATCTCATGCTCTAAATATGAAGGCTGTGGCGCGTAAGGTAGCAAAAAAAATGAATAGGAGATATGAAGAAGCCAACTTCATTGTTGTTCATCTAGGTTCAGGTGTTTCTGTTACTCCCCACAAAAAAGGAAAAATGATTGATGTCAATAACGCTAAGGCAGAAGGTCCTTTTTCACCAGACCGTTGTGGGGGATTGCCAGCGGATCAGCTAGTAAATTTATGTTTTTCGGGAAAGTACACCCATGAGGAATTAAAGAAAAAGTTACTTGGTAAAGGCGGGCTCTATTCTTACTTTGCTACCACAGATGTTCGTCAGGTAGAGGCAATGGCAGAGGATGGAGATGTGCAGGCAGATATCGTATTGGAGGCATTGGCCTATCAGGTGGCCAAGGAGATTGGTGCCATGGCTACGGTTTTGATGGGGGAGGTAGATAGGATAGTTCTAACAGGTGGCATTGCTTATTCACAAAGAATCGTTGCTGATATTATGAAGCGAGTTAAGTTTATTGCTCCTGTAGAAGTTGTAGCAGGAGAAGAAGAATTGGAGTCCTTGGCACTAGGTGCTTTAAGAGTACTACGGGGAGAGGAAGCAGTAGCTCAATATAGTTAG
- a CDS encoding LysR family transcriptional regulator, with amino-acid sequence MELRQLHYFIAVAEHLNFTEAAKHLFVAQSAVSQQIADLEKKIGVQLFLRNKRSVKLTSAGAVFLEEALRLISKSEEAIEKTRQADLGIIGGLKIGFLGYAERNFLPSLIRQFRRTHPKVDLYLDQFHHGMLIEALKTGELDVVFTLAFGLDNIGGIEKKSIFTEKISVVMHCDHPLANKSKLNICELSEERFITVNRRESPQGFNKTLLMCASSGFSPNIVAEPRLLNTVLLLVEAGIGIAILPKSLQLHSSPSLRFLDVEGEEAQDELVIAWRKKNTNPSIPLFLKELAYVKEGFNKPLDEI; translated from the coding sequence GTGGAGTTAAGACAATTGCACTACTTTATTGCGGTTGCAGAGCATTTAAACTTTACAGAGGCTGCTAAACATCTTTTTGTTGCCCAGTCTGCTGTGAGTCAGCAGATTGCTGATTTGGAAAAAAAGATAGGCGTACAGCTATTTCTTCGTAATAAACGTTCCGTAAAACTCACCAGCGCAGGGGCTGTTTTTTTAGAAGAAGCACTTCGTCTTATAAGTAAATCTGAAGAAGCTATAGAAAAAACCCGCCAAGCGGACTTAGGTATTATTGGAGGTTTGAAAATAGGCTTTTTAGGCTATGCAGAAAGAAATTTCTTACCTTCTCTCATTAGACAATTTCGTCGCACCCATCCCAAAGTAGACCTGTATTTGGATCAATTTCATCATGGTATGTTGATAGAAGCCCTCAAGACTGGAGAGTTGGATGTAGTTTTCACACTTGCATTTGGTCTTGATAATATTGGAGGTATTGAAAAGAAAAGCATATTTACGGAAAAGATTTCGGTAGTCATGCATTGTGACCACCCTCTTGCAAATAAAAGTAAGCTTAATATCTGTGAATTATCTGAAGAACGATTTATTACTGTCAACAGAAGAGAATCTCCTCAAGGGTTTAATAAAACCCTGCTGATGTGTGCCAGCAGTGGTTTTTCTCCTAATATTGTTGCGGAGCCTAGACTTCTTAATACAGTACTGCTATTAGTAGAGGCTGGGATAGGAATCGCTATTCTTCCTAAAAGTTTGCAGCTTCATTCGAGTCCTAGTCTTCGCTTTCTTGACGTTGAAGGTGAAGAGGCCCAAGACGAGTTGGTGATTGCTTGGAGAAAGAAGAATACCAATCCTTCTATACCTTTGTTTTTAAAAGAGCTAGCCTATGTTAAAGAAGGATTTAATAAACCACTTGATGAAATATAG